ACGGACGCCGGGGAATTCGGATGCCGCGCTGGTGTAGAGGCAGCCGGGGTAGTCCTGGCGCTGGGCCTTGACGAGCGCCAGATCGAAGAACGTCAACGCCCGCGCGACGGGATCGCCGATGCCCTCGATCGCCTGGGCGAATCGATCGCGGTCGACGCTATCCAGCTCGGTCAGGTAGGCGGTGACCAATGCGTCTTTGGAGCCAAAGCTGCTGTAGAGACTGGCTTTTGCGCAGCCGGCTTCGCGCAGGATGCGGTCGATGCCGATCGCGCGGATGCCGTATTTGCCGAAGAGGTCGGTCGCCGCGGCGAGCAGGCGATCGGCCGGCCGCGCCGATCTCGCCTCCGTGGTCTGCATGCCAGTCAAGCTAGCACGGCTAGACAGAGGGGTCTGTTCGCCAGCGTCAGCTGGGCGCAGGCCTTCGCGTAGTGCTATTCGGCGGCAATGATTTTCGCGATCTGCTCGGCGACCGCCGCCCGGATCTCGGTGTCGTCGAGGTCCTGCAGCCCGAATGCGACCCGCAGCGTCGGCCCCAGTAATCCCCAGCCGACCTGTAGTGCCATGCCATGCGCGGCCAGCAATCGCGCCGTCCGATCGTCGCTGTGGTCGGCCTGGACCTGCTTGAGAAAGGCCTCCATGCCGGGAAAGCGCTGCTGAAGCTCTTCGACGGGAAAGCCGTCGAGGGTCGAACGCACCATGACCCGCGCCTGGAATTCGTACGCGGCCTCCAACTCCGCCCGCTCGGCCCCGGATGCGCGCAGCGCGGCGGCCGAGTCGGCGAGATGCTGGAGCGTCGCGGCCAGTAGTTGGTGTTTGCTCCCGAAGTGGCGGTGCAAGAGGCCGTGGTTGACGCCGGCCCGGGACGCGACCTCCCGGATCGACGTCGCGGCGGGGCCTTTCTGGGCGAACAACTGACTGGCAGCCTCCAGAACAGCCGCGCTGACCTTGTCTTTGCCGATTGGCTTCGCCGTGGTTGTAACCGTTGCCTCTGCTGTAGCCATCTGTGTACATTAACCGATAACGGCAAGTGTAGTCAGTCGCCTACACCAAAAACCCGACGAAGGAGCAGGGATGAGTAGTGACCTACGCGTGGTGCAACTGGGCGAGAACATCGGGGCGCGCATCGACGGAGTGCGGCTGGGTGCCGTCGACGCCGAGACCTCGGCCGCGATCAATCGGGCGCTCGTCGCGCACAAGGTGATCTTCTTCCGCGGGCAGGACCACCTCGACGACGATTCGCACTACGAGTTCGCCGAGAGCCTGGGCGTACCCACCACGCCGCACCCGACGCTGAAGTTCGAGGGGAGCAAGGTCATGCGCCTGGAAGCGATCGGCGGTGGCGGCGCCAACCAGTGGCACACCGATGTGACGTTCGTCGATCGTCCGCCGAAAGCCTCCATCCTGCGGGCCGTCGAGTTGCCGCCCTACGGTGGCACGACCACGTGGGCCTCCACAGTTGCTGCCTACCAACAGCTTCCGCAGCCGCTGAAGGATCTTGCGGAAAATCTATGGGCGGTGCACAACAATGCCTTCGACTACGCCCAGATCGACCCGGCGAAGCTCGCCGCGGCCGAGGCCGACCCGGAGGCGATCCTCAAGTACGCGTCGCAGTTCCACTCAACCCATTACGAGACGCAGCACCCCGTCGTTCGTGTGCATCCGGAATCGGGTGAGAAGTCGCTGCTACTCGGCTCATTCGCCAAGTCATTTCTCGGGCTCAACGGCGCTGAGTTCCAGGCGCTGTACCGGCTCTTCCAGGAACGAATCACCTGGTTGGAGAACACGATTCGGTGGAATTGGAAGCTCGGCGACGTCGCGATCTGGGACAACCGCGCGACCCAGCACTACGCGGTCTCCGACTTCGGCAATCAGCGCCGCGAGGTCCGCCGCATCACCCTGGCCGGCGAGATTCCGGTGAGCGTCCGTGGTGAGCACAGCCGAGCGGTTGCGGGCGATGCGAGCGACTACTCGATCGTGGACACCCCTAAACCGCTTGTCGCCTAGCCGCCCGGTGAGGCGTCGAGAGTGCAACTAGCGAGACGAGTGCCGGGAGAGGCCCTCGCTAGTTGCACTCTCGCGAGCCGGGGCGGGAGGATGAGCGAATGGGACTGCTCGACCACAAGACTGCGGTCGTCACCGGCGCGAACTCCGGAATCGGCCTGGCCACTGCCGAGCGGTTCATTGCCGAAGGCGCCGACCGGGTGTTCATCACCGGCCGTCGCAAGCGTGAACTCACCACCGCCGCAGCTCAATTGGGGCCACACGCCGTTCCGGTTCCCGGGGACGTCGGGGTACCGGCCGACCTCGACCGACTCTACGCGGAGGTTGCCGCGGCCGGAAAAGGCATCGACATCGTCGTCGCGAATGCCGGGTCCACCCGGGTCGCGCGACTCGGCGAGATCAGCGACGACGACCTCGACACCTTGCTGACCACCAACGTCAAGGGCGTGGTCTACACCGTGCAGAAGGCGCTGCCGCTGCTCAATGACGGCGCGTCGATCGTGCTGGTCGGTTCCACCACCGCCGATCGTGGCCGCCCGGGGCTGAGCATCTATGCCGCATCCAAGGCCGCCGTGCGCTCCCTGGCGCGGGCCTGGGCGCACGAACTCGCCGACCGCAGGATCCGGGTCAACGTCCTGGTCCCCGGCTCGACCGCGACGCCGGGCAGCGACAATCTCGCGGCGCAGACCAATCCGAACGCGACGGTGGCGGAGTTCCGCGCCGCCCGAGTCTCGACCATCCCGCTGGGGCGTTTCGCCGAGGCCGTCGAGATCGCAAATGCCGCAGTGTTTTTGGCTAGCGACCTGTCCAGCTTCATCACCGGTTCGACCATCGACGCCGACGGCGGATTCAACCAGGTCTGACGTCGGGCGTCTACTGCGCGAGAAGATTCACAATGCCGGTGAACACCGCAGGCATGGCGACCGCGGCGGGGACGATGCGCGAACGGGCCGGACCGTAGGCGCTGGCCTGAAGCAACGCCGCGGTGAGCATCCGATAGCGCCGCGTCAGGTGCCGCCACCGCCTGTCGTAATCCCCTGGCCGGCCGGACAGAACACAATCCACCAGCGCCTCGGCCGCGCCGAACGCCAGACCGAGACCCTCGCCGGTCAGGGCGTCCACGTAACCCGCGGCGTCCCCGACCAGTAGCACCCGGCCCGCTGTCCGGCTCGAAACCTTCTGCCGCAGTGGACCGGCCGCGCGATCGGGTTCGTGCGCAAGGCCGTCGATCCGCTCGCGCAGCTCGGGGAATTCCTCGAGGTGACATTCGAATCCACCGCGTCCGGAGCTCAGCAGTGCGACGCCGACGCAGTCGTCGGCGACCGGTGTCACGTAGGCTTCGGCACCCGCCGCCCAGTGCACCTCGACGTGGTCGGTCCAGGGCGTGGTCTGAACGTGCCGTCGGATTCCCCAGCGCCGCGGTCCCGGGCTCGGCAGCTCGAGTCCCAACGTCCGGCGGATGGGGGAGTGCAGGCCGTCGGCCGCGGCCAGATACCGCGCCCGCCAGCGCCCGGCGCGAACTCCGTTGCCGTCCTGACTGATTTCGCGGACCTCGTCGCGGACGATCTCGACGCCGGCCTCGACCGCCGCATCGATCAGCGCGCCGTGTAACACCGTCCGGCGGACGCCGCGTCCGGTGCCACGTTTGAATTTGGCGTCGACGTGTCGGTCGCCGTCGCGGTAGCTGATGCCGCGGATCGGCTTGCCCAGCGGATGCACGGCCAGCGCGTGCAAGTGGCGCAGCGTGTGCGGCATGAGGCCTTCGCCGCACGCCTTATCGATCGGGCCTCGACGCCGTTCCGCGACCACCACGTCCAGCCCGGCTCGGGCGCCGTGGATGGCGGTGGCCAGTCCGGCCGGCCCGCCGCCGACCACCAGCAGGTCGATCATGTCAGGCTCGCCAACGCGGTGTTCTCGACCTTGATCCGGGTGCTCAGTAGCCAGGCGTTCAGCACCGAAAACACCAGCGCCGTAAGCCAAGCCGTGTGCACCAGTGGCAGGGCCACACCCTCGGCGATCACCGCGACGTAGTTCGGATGGGGTATCAGCCGGTACGGGCCGCCTGTGATCCGACCAGCGCCCGGTATCACGATGACGCGGGTGTTCCACTGACTCCCCAGGGTGGTGATGCACCACCAGCGCAGCGTCTGCGCGGCGAGCACCACCGCCAACATCGGCCACCCCAGTGCGGGTATGAAGCTGCGATGCAACATGATTGGCTCCACCAAACAGCCGACCAGCAGACTGAAGTGCAGCACGACCATCGCTGGGTAGTGCCCCGCGCCGAACTCCACGCCGCCGCGCGCCACACTGGTGGCGCGATTGCGCTCGGCGACACGGACTTCGACGAGTCGCTCGATTGCGACCGCGGCGACCAGCAGTATGTACCAGATCATCGCCGCCTCACCGCCAGCGCAGCATGACAAGCTCGGAACAGAAGCCCGGGCCCATCGCCAGCATAATCCCCGGGCTGCCGGCCTGCGGCTGCTTGGCGATCGTGTCGCGGAAGACATGCAGCACCGACGACGACGACAGGTTGCCGACCTCGGCCAGTGAGCGCCACGTCAGTTCCAGTGCGTCGCTGGGTAATCCGAGGGAGGAGACGATCGCCTCGATGACCCTGGGTCCGCCCGGATGGCTGACCCAGGCGCCGATGTCGCCAAGGTCCACCCCGTAAGTGGCCAGCAGTCCCGCGACATCGTCGGCCAGGTACCGCTCGACGACGTCGGCGACGTCCGGGGAGAGGATCAGGCCGAACCCGGTGGAACCGATCTTCCAGCCCATGGTGTTCTGCGAGTCGGGGTAGAGGTGGCTTCGTGAGCCGAGCACTTCCGGTCCGCGGGCCCCGATCCGCTCGGCGCGGCGGGCGCCGACCGCGACCACCGCAGCGGCACCGTCACCGAACAGCGAGGTGCCGACCAACGACGCCAACGAGGGCGTCGTCGCCGGGAAGGTGAGCGAGCACAACTCGACCGACAGCAGCACCGCGACCTCTTCAGGCGCACCGCGCAGGTAGTCGTTGAGCCGTCCGACCCCAGCGGCGCCGGCAACGCAACCGAGGCCGAACATGGGCACCCGTCGCACGTCGGGGCGCAGCCCGAGGCGGGTCGCGATGCGCGCCTCCAGCGACGGCACGGCCAGCCCGGTGACGGTCGTCGACATCACCACGTCGACGTTCTCGGGCCGTAGCCCCGCCTCGTCGAGCGCGGCTGTCATTGCCGCGCAACCGAGTTCGACCGCGTTTTCGATCCAGATGTCATTCGCACGTCCGAAGTCGGTCAGCCCGGCATAGCGCTCGAGCGGCAGGACCAGATAGCGGCTGTCCACCTTCGAGCTGGCGTGAAATTTGCGCAGCAGGTCGCCGTGCTCGGCGAACGCCGGCAGCGCGGCGAGCATCTCGGTGATTTCGGCCTGCTCGTAACGATGCTCGGGCAGTGCGCCCTGCACTCCGGCGATGACGCTGCCGGCCCGGTGTGACCTGAATTCGTTGCCGCTCGAACGTGCGCTCATTTTCTTGCCCCTTTGTAGACGACATGGCGTGCCGGCAACGATGCCGTTGGTAGAACTGGGAGCCGTCGGGGCAATTGTGCCGCGACAGCCGAACTTTCGCTGAATCCGTACTGCTGGGGTAGACACATCAACAGCGCGGAGGTGGTCCGTGATTCCGGATGGGAGCGGGTGAGTTCGCTTTCCATCTTATTGCCAAGGTCCGCGATCATGGGATGTCCCAATCTCTCGATTTCAACAGCCGATGACTTTTGTCAACGACTGATGACTTGAAGGTACGCCCGCGGTCACATCTAGTCAACGGGCGGTGACATAAACTGGTTCACCGATGACGAAGCGACCGCGCAATGCCGCGCAGACCAGGGCGGACATCCTGGATGCGGCGCGCCGCAGGTTCGCCGCCGACGGCTATGACCGGACCACGCTGCGTGCGATCGCCTCCGACGTCGGCGTGGACGCCGCCCTGGTCAGCCGGTACTTCGGCAGTAAGCAGGACCTGTTCGCGACGGCCACCGAGTTCGCCATCGAGCTGCCCGACCTGGCCGGTGCGACACCAGACGACATCGCGGACCTGCTGCTGCCGCGGTATTTCGCGGTGTGGGAGGAAGACCATTCGTTCATGGCGCTGTTGCAGGCGGCGATGACCAGCCGGGTGGCCGCCGATAAGCTCAACGAGACGCTCGCCACGCATGTGGCGCCGACGCTGAAGGGCGCCACGCCGGACCACGAGCGGCAACGCATCGCGCTGACCGATGCCTTCGTCATCGGGCTGGCCGCGACCCGTTCGGTGCTGGGTAACGTGCCGGCCGCGGAGCTCAGCCGCGACGAGCTCAGCCAGTGGGCCGCACCCGTCTTCCGGCAGTTGCTGACGGGTCCGGCGCCGGTATGACCGTGACCCGGCCCCGCAACGCCGCGCAGACGCGGGCGGACATCCTCGCGGCTGCCCGCCGTCGCTTCGGCGCCGAAGGTTACGAGCGGACGACCCTGCGGGCGGTTGCCGCCGACGTCGGTGTGGATGCGGCTCTGGTGATCCGTTACTTCGGCAGTAAGCAGGACTTGTTCGCTGCCGCAGCCGATTTCGAGATCGACCTTCCGGACCTTTCCGACGTCGCGCCCGACGAGGTTGCCGGCATCCTGTTGCCGCGGTTCTTCGCGGTGTGGGAGGAGGACGAGACGTTCCTGGCTTTGCTGCGGGCGGCGATGACAAGCCCGCTGGCAGCCGATACCTTGCGACGGGTGTTCGCCGAGCAGGTGGCGCCCAAGCTGATCACCGCCACCCCGGACAATCCCGTGCAGCGGATCGGGCTGATGGGTGCATTTGTCATCGGCCTGGCGATCACGCGGTACGTGCTGGTCAATCCGCCGATTGCCGGCCTCGATCGCGACGAACTCAGCCGATGGGCCGCGCCGGTCATCCGGCAACTCCTGGTGGGCCCGGCGCCGGTCTGAGGCACCTCGCCCGGACGAAACGAGACTGATAGTCTCGTTTCGAAACGCACTGGGTGGAGGCTTTCGTGGTCGAGACAGTGGCCGATCCATACCCCGACGGCGACTTCGCGCTGGCTGGCCTGACGTCCCGCACGAGGACGTGGCTGCTGACCGTCGCCTGCTTCGGCGTGCTGCTGGTGATCTCGTCGATGGTGGCGCTCAACACCGCGCTGCCCGACATCGCCATCGCGACCTCGGCCACCCAGACTCAGCTCACCTGGGTCGTGGACAGCTACACCCTTGTGCTGGCCTGCCTACTGCTACCCGCCGGTGCGCTCGGTGACCGCTACGGTCGCCGGGGCGCGATGCTGGTCGGCCTGGCCATCTTCGCCGCGGCGTCGCTGGTGCCGGCGGTGTTGTCCGACCCGTTGATCGTCATCATCTCTCGCGGCGTTGCCGGTGCCGGTGCGGCGTTGATCATGCCCGCCACGCTGTCGCTGATCACCGCGGCGCATCCAAAAGATCAGCGCAACAAGGCGGTTGGCATCTGGGCCGGCGTGGCGGGATGCGGTGCGGTCGTCGGGATGCTCGGATCCGGTGCCCTGCTGAACTTTTGGTCGTGGCACTCGATCTTCTGGGGATTCGCCGGCGCGGCGTCGACTATTTTCGTTCTCACCCTGACCATTGCGAGTTCGCGCGAGGCCGACGCGCATCCACTGGACTGGCGGGGCGCGGTGGTCATCGCCGGTTCGGTGGCGACGCTGGTGTTCGGCATCCTCGAAGCGCCGGCCCGCGGTTGGACCCACCCGCTGGTGCTGTCCACCATCGGCACCGGTCTGCTGCTGGGTCTGGCGTTCGGCTTCGTCGAGATGCGCCAGCGCTATCCGCTGTTGGACGTGCGCCTGTTCGCGGTGCCCGCGTTCGCGATCGGCGCGGCCACCATCACGGTGTTCTTCCTGTCGATGTTCGGCTACCTGTTCCTGTTGATGCAGTACATGCAGTTGATCCTCGGCTACAGCCCCAACAAGACGGCGCTGGCGTTGAGCCCGATCATGGGTCCGGTCCTGGTGCTGTCGGTGTTGTCGTTCTGGTATCTGCCCCGACTCGGCCTGCGCACGACGATCTTCGTCGGCCTGCTCTTCATTGCCCTCGGGTCGTACTGCATGGCGGGCATCGCGGTCGACTCGCCCTATTGGCGGGCGGCGTGGCCGATGCTGATCATGAGTGTCGGCATCGGAATGTGCACGGCGCCAACGACGTCGGCGATCATGACCACGGCTCCCGACGACAAGCAAGGCGTCGCCTCGGCGGTCAACGACGCCAGCCGGGAGATCGGTGCCGCGCTGGGAATAGCGTTGGCGGGATCTATGTTGGCGGCGCGGTACGCACAGGCGTTGGCGCCCAACCTGACTGGCTTTCCAAAATCCGTCGGTGATGCGGCCGCCACGTCCTTGGGTCAGGCGCTGGAGGTGTCGCGACGGCTCGGTCCGGCGGGGACGCGACTAGCGGAGGCCAGCAAGGTGGCGTTCATCGATGCCATGCATTCGTCGTTGCTGGTGTTGGCGATCCTCATTGCGGTCAGCGCAGTGCTGATCGGCTTGTGGGCGCCGGGACGCGACGGCCAGCAGTTGCGCCCGGTGCGCTACCTGTTGGCGCGGCGACGGTCTAAGTAGGCGGCGCCGTCCGGCGGTCGTAGCGCGGATCGGTCCGGTCCCGGCGTGCGGGCCAGTACTGGGCGGGGTCGTCGCCGGGAATGGTGACGTCAGGCACCACCCGCCGGTAGCTGACCTTCCAGTCGCCGTCTAGTCGCCGGAAGTAATCGATGTAGCGGCCGTAGCTGGCCACGACCTGGCCACCGATCAGCGCATGCATCACGAAGAACGTTTCACCCCAGGCATTGTCGCCGTCGACGTCGAAGACCGACTGACCCAGGAGGTGATGCATCGTCAGCTGGCCCGCCCGACTGTCTGGCGCGCAGATCATTTCGGCGAACTCGGAGCCGGATCCCTTGAACGCGCCGTGGTCGTCGTAGGACTGCGGCGCGTAGCACTCGATGATCCCTGCTTTGTCGGCGCGATCAGCCGCCGCGGCGAGCCGGGCCACCAATTCCGTCAGCGCGGCCTTGTCGACCCAGATGTGTAGATCGTCTGAATTGGGCATGGCAAACATCTTGGCGGACTTGCCGTTGCAATCAGGCTGATTTACACGGCTGTGTTTACCGGGGGCGATGGCTACGCTCGCCAAATCCAGTCGCCGCCCGCCGGCAACTTCTCGTGAACCCGGTCACCGGTATGGAGGCAAGTAATGACCGAGCCCACCCAGCAACCGCCGCGATGGCGCAGAGCCGTGGCCGGGGTGCCTCGGCTCAACATTGTGGGTCTCGCCGCGATTGTGGTGGCGGCGGGCCTGCTCGCGTTCCACAACCTGCAGCACGACAAGTCGGCGAACCAGATCCTCAACGTGTCCTACGACCCGACTCGGGAGCTGTATGCGGAGATCGACAGGCATTTCGTCGAGCAGTACAAGAAGCAGACCGGCGTGACGGTGGAAGTGAAGCAGTCGCACGGTGGTTCGGGCCGCCAGACGGCGGACGTCATCGCGGGCAAGCAGAAGGCGGACGTGGTGTCGCTCGCGCTGCCGAGCGACATCGAAGCGCTACGGAAGCGCGGCCTGGTCGGCGCCGATTGGCAGAAGCGGCTGCCGAACAACTCGGTGCCCTACACCTCGACGATCGTTTTCGTTGTCCACAAAGACAATCCGAAGCACATCCACGATTGGCCCGATCTGATCAAGGACGACGTCGAGATCGTGAACCCGGATCCACGCACGTCGGGCAACGGCAAGCTCAGTGTGCTGGCCGCCTGGGGTTCGGTCACCACCCGCGGCGGCAGTGACGCACAGGCGTCCGACTTCGTCCGGGACCTACTGACGCACGTCGTCGCCGCCGATCCCGGCGCGCGGAGCGCCGCAATCACCTACTCGGTCGAGAAGGTCGGCGATGTCCACCTCACGTGGGAAAACGAAGCACTGCGCGAGGTCGCGGAGAACAAGAACGAGTTCGAAATCGTCTATCCACCAACGAGTATCCGCGCCGAGCCAGCGGTCACCTGGGTCGATGCGAACCTGTCCGACAAGAAGCTCGCGTCCTACGCCAAGGCGTATCTGGAGTATCTCTACACCGACGCGGCGCAGGAGACCGCCGCTGAGTACGGCTACCGGCCGATCAAACCGGAGATCCTCGCCAAGCACAGGGACCGACTGCCCGCGATCGACCTCTTCCCGATCTCCGCGATCGCGAAGAACTGGAACGACGCGCGCGAGAAGTTCTTCGGCAACAACGGAATCTACGACGTGGTCTCCTCGGCTCCGGCCCGGAAGGCGTCGGCCCACTCGCGACGAAAGGCGAAGACCTCATGAGCATTTCGGCGAGATTTGCGAATCTGAACTACTCCGGTGAGAAGGCGCGCCGCGATCTCATCGCCGGCCTCACGGTCGCGGCGGTGTCGCTGCCGCAAGGGATCACCTACGCACTGGTGGCCGGCGTCGACCCGAAGTTCGGCGTGTATTCCTCGATCGTGGTGACCTTCGTGGCGTCGATCTTCCAGTCGTCCTCGCATTTGGTGAACGGACCGACGAGCGCGATCTCGCTGCTGGTGTTCAGCTCGCTGGCGTTCATCGACCCGGAGAACCGGACGGCCCTGTTCGAGGCGCTGTTTTTGCTCGGCGTCCTGGTCGGCACGTTCCAGATCTTGATCGCGGTATTCAAACTCGGTGACCTGACTCGATATATCTCCGAATCGGTCATCCTCGGGTTCATCCTGTCCGCCGCGATCTTGATCGCGCTGGGCCAGCTCGGCAATGCGCTGGGGGTGAAAGACCAAGGCAACGGCCGACAGTCGGTGCTCAAGCGCACCTACCTCACGCTGTTCCACGGCGACGCCGTCAACTACCGAGCGTTGATCATCGCCGTGTCGACCATCGTCCTCGCAGTTGTCCTGCGACGGGTGGTGAAGCGGTACGGGCTGCCGCAGATCGACCTGCTGGCCACGCTGATCTTCGCGGCCCTGATCGCATATCTGGCCGGTTGGGCGACCGAACACCACGGCAAGACCGCGATCACCCTTACCGCGAAAATCCCGCAGAGCCTGCCGCATCCGCACATCCCCTCGATCCAACTCGGCGAAATTGGCCAGCTGTCGGAGGGCGCGCTCGCGATCGCCTTCATCGGTCTGCTGGAGGCGCTGTCGATCGCGAAGGCCATCGCTTACGAGAGCGGGCAGAAGATCGATTACAACCGCCAGATCATCGCGGAAGGTCTGGGCAACCTGGCCGGCGGCTTCTTCCAGGCGGTCCCGGGTTCGGGTTCGGTGACCCGGTCACCGATCAATTACCAGGCGGGTGCGGTGACCCGGTTCTCCGGGGTGATCGCATCCATCGGGGTGGCGATCATCGTGCTGTTGTTCGCGCCGCTGCTGCATTACATGCCCCGCGCCGCGCTGGCCGGACTGCTACTGATCACCGCGGTGCGGTTGATCGACGTCAAGCGAATCAGCTACGCCGTCAAGGCGTCTCGCTACGACGCGGGCCTGGTCCTGATCACGGCGTTCACGGGGGTGCTGGTCGAC
The sequence above is a segment of the Candidatus Mycobacterium wuenschmannii genome. Coding sequences within it:
- a CDS encoding SulP family inorganic anion transporter, encoding MSISARFANLNYSGEKARRDLIAGLTVAAVSLPQGITYALVAGVDPKFGVYSSIVVTFVASIFQSSSHLVNGPTSAISLLVFSSLAFIDPENRTALFEALFLLGVLVGTFQILIAVFKLGDLTRYISESVILGFILSAAILIALGQLGNALGVKDQGNGRQSVLKRTYLTLFHGDAVNYRALIIAVSTIVLAVVLRRVVKRYGLPQIDLLATLIFAALIAYLAGWATEHHGKTAITLTAKIPQSLPHPHIPSIQLGEIGQLSEGALAIAFIGLLEALSIAKAIAYESGQKIDYNRQIIAEGLGNLAGGFFQAVPGSGSVTRSPINYQAGAVTRFSGVIASIGVAIIVLLFAPLLHYMPRAALAGLLLITAVRLIDVKRISYAVKASRYDAGLVLITAFTGVLVDLDTAVLLGVALSILLFVPRAARLKARELVVAPERVVRERVPSDPPDPSTLIFDFEGELFFGAAPELERYLGDLSERIEKEGIKYLVLRVKRVRHPDAVVIQRVDKFVRDETERGVVVLLAGVQDDLWTLLTNVGFDKWFPSERVFPEEEQEFSATLKAVRYAHALRGFDESGEKVPADAVATNGDAKHYYYLV